One Mus pahari unplaced genomic scaffold, PAHARI_EIJ_v1.1 scaffold_12312_1, whole genome shotgun sequence genomic window carries:
- the LOC110314800 gene encoding Ig kappa chain V19-17-like, translated as MYQTSMGIKMESQTQVFVFVLLWLSGVDGDIVMTQSHRFMSTSVGDRVSIPCKASQNVGTAIAWYQQKPGQSLQLLIYGASNRFTGVPDRFSGSGSGTDFTLTISNVQAEDLADYFCQQHSSYPLTVLQPPT; from the exons ATGTATCAGACCAGTATGGGCATCAAGATGGAGTCACAGACTCAGGTCTTTGTATTCGTGTTGCTCTGGTTGTCTG GTGTTGATGGAGACATTGTGATGACCCAGTCTCACAGATTCATGTCCACATCAGTAGGAGACAGGGTCAGCATACCCTGCAAGGCCAGCCAGAATGTGGGTACTGCTATAGCCTGGTATCAACAGAAACCAGGACAGTCTCTTCAACTTCTTATCTATGGTGCATCCAACCGGTTCACTGGGGTCCCTGATCGCTTCTCAGGCAGTGGATCTGGGACAGATTTCACTCTGACCATCAGCAATGTGCAGGCTGAAGACCTGGCAGATTATTTCTGTCAGCAGCATAGCAGCTATCCTCTCACAGTGCTTCAGCCTCCTACATAA